In the Magnolia sinica isolate HGM2019 chromosome 15, MsV1, whole genome shotgun sequence genome, one interval contains:
- the LOC131227133 gene encoding uncharacterized protein LOC131227133 encodes MWRPWSFSKESIRKTLTLGHPLSGEILYLKSMVEFKQGLFVSTFLNSMATTLMDLEASGGITSWDGFSQSLLTRFGPSLLDDPMKALTQLRQNTTVEAYKSQFEVLSNRLKGLAEPYKLSCFLSGLREDIRFMVRMLNPSNLTMAFGMAKMQEENVAAFRRGSKVSSLPTRPFITNTTSDTKAIVPVQRLSPLQMKERRAKGLCYNCDDKWGPGHKCKSARLFIMEWADSEEDEPRLVQQPPLLE; translated from the exons ATGTGGAGACCTTGGTCATTCAGCAAGGAAAGCATAAGGAAGACTCTCACATTGGGTCATCCTCTCAGCGGGGAAATCCTTTATTTGAAGAGCATGGTGGAATTCAAACAAGGGCTATTCGTCTCGACTTTCCTAAATTCGATGGCGACGACCCTAATG GATTTGGAGGCTTCAGGTGGGATCACTAGTTGGGATGGCTTCTCTCAATCCTTACTCACCAGATTTGGTCCTTCCCTTTTGGATGATCCAATGAAGGCCCTTACACAGCTCCGACAAAATACAACCGTGGAGGCTTACAAGTCACAATTTGAGGTCTTATCTAATCGGCTTAAAGGGTTGGCAGAACCATATAAGCTCAGTTGTTTTTTGAGCGGCTTACGGGAGGATATTCGGTTCATGGTTCGTATGCTAAATCCCTCTAACCTCACAATGGCTTTTGGTATGGCAAAAATGCAGGAGGAAAATGTTGCCGCCTTCCGGCGGGGTTCAAAGGTGAGCTCTCTTCCCACACGCCCATTTATTACCAACACCACTTCGGATACAAAGGCTATTGTTCCGGTCCAACGTTTGTCCCCATTACAAATGAAGGAGCGACGGGCAAAAGGACTTTGTTACAATTGTGATGACAAATGGGGGCCGGGCCATAAATGCAAATCAGCCCGTTTGTTTATCATGGAATGGGCTGACTCAGAGGAGGACGAGCCACGACTCGTGCAGCAACCACCACTTCTAGAGTGA